In one Rutidosis leptorrhynchoides isolate AG116_Rl617_1_P2 chromosome 8, CSIRO_AGI_Rlap_v1, whole genome shotgun sequence genomic region, the following are encoded:
- the LOC139864376 gene encoding uncharacterized protein — MVFGYKHFSHTHKLVMHDLPEGAEVTCSGCNSLAKNTIYICWQCNFVLHVLCYQATRSKKHPSHPEHSLTLVPYPTYPSNSFYCNSCKIVGTGFSYSCADCEFDLHVQCAYSISDATNHPITSPHPHNTSHLHQETMPPNMMHNGQYTSMVPNFASISIANQIPTSPPAPSPPPASVPVQVHAQYPIVSPHYHNVSYQNQEPVQPYMHGHNSSVPAQYSTIISQDSYTTQHSTQFSVPTSSPNPNISLQNAYASQHFTSVPPSPQNSSTPPNNTYIVPPSAPNEHPSHMTLNTTSYPIPTTTQNAYSSQNFTSLPPSPHNSSTAPNNTYAFVPPSAPNEHPPQDSYTTQNAYVSQNLTSRPPSPQISSKHDNNTNVVPPNVPNEQVSHYVNANQNKPKNLGIKHFSHPHGLVKVNLKRGKKQIACSGCEETLVGKGYACVEENCGFQLDESCFNLEKEIQHKSHPPHKLTLLSKSPYQNHDTFICSACFEVGSGFTYHCSICEFDLHVKCANLKETVKRDDHDHELKLFYECPLKGDEYTFYCDACNRVVHRDHWTYYCKECDYGTHLNCVDREICNEESDHEERVETLAEVMESHRIQAICRQNAIDNI, encoded by the coding sequence ATGGTTTTCGGGTACAAACATTTCAGCCACACACATAAACTAGTCATGCATGATCTGCCCGAAGGCGCTGAGGTCACATGCTCAGGCTGCAACTCGTTAGCCAAGAACACCATTTACATTTGTTGGCAATGCAATTTCGTCTTACACGTTCTGTGTTACCAAGCAACTCGGTCGAAAAAACACCCATCACACCCTGAACACTCACTCACTTTGGTTCCTTACCCTACTTACCCTTCTAATTCATTCTACTGCAATTCTTGCAAAATTGTTGGAACCGGCTTTTCCTATTCTTGTGCAGATTGTGAGTTTGATCTTCATGTTCAATGCGCTTACTCGATTTCAGACGCCACAAATCATCCAATAACTAGTCCTCATCCACATAATACTTCTCATTTACATCAGGAAACAATGCCACCAAATATGATGCATAATGGCCAATATACATCTATGGTCCCTAATTTTGCTTCCATTTCGATTGCAAATCAAATTCCCACTTCACCACCAGCTCCAAGTCCACCCCCAGCTTCAGTTCCAGTTCAAGTTCATGCTCAATATCCGATAGTTAGTCCACACTATCACAATGTTTCTTATCAAAACCAAGAACCGGTCCAACCGTATATGCACGGTCACAATTCATCCGTCCCTGCTCAATATTCGACGATTATCTCTCAAGATTCTTACACGACTCAACATTCTACTCAGTTTTCTGTTCCAACTAGTTCTCCGAATCCAAATATTAGTCTCCAAAATGCGTACGCATCTCAACATTTTACTAGTGTTCCCCCGAGTCCTCAAAACTCATCCACACCTCCTAATAACACTTACATTGTTCCACCAAGCGCTCCTAATGAACATCCGTCTCATATGACCTTAAACACCACCTCGTATCCCATTCCTACTACTACTCAAAATGCGTACTCGTCTCAGAATTTTACTAGTTTGCCCCCAAGTCCTCATAATTCATCGACGGCCCCTAATAACACTTATGCTTTTGTTCCACCTAGTGCGCCTAATGAACATCCGCCTCAAGACTCTTATACGACTCAAAATGCGTACGTATCTCAAAATTTAACTAGTCGTCCTCCAAGTCCTCAAATTTCATCCAAACATGATAACAACACTAACGTTGTTCCACCGAATGTACCCAATGAACAAGTATCTCACTATGTAAATGCGAATCAAAACAAGCCAAAAAATTTAGGGATCAAACACTTTAGCCACCCACACGGTTTAGTTAAGGTAAACCTGAAACGAGGGAAAAAGCAGATCGCCTGTTCAGGATGTGAAGAAACACTTGTTGGCAAAGGCTACGCTTGCGTTGAAGAAAATTGTGGTTTTCAACTCGACGAATCTTGTTTTAATTTAGAGAAAGAAATTCAACACAAATCTCATCCACCTCATAAACTAACCCTTCTCTCTAAATCGCCATACCAAAATCATGACACGTTTATTTGTAGCGCGTGTTTTGAAGTTGGTAGTGGCTTTACGTATCATTGTTCAATCTGTGAATTTGATTTACATGTTAAGTGTGCCAATTTGAAAGAAACAGTGAAACGAGATGATCATGATCATGAACTTAAGCTGTTTTACGAGTGTCCATTAAAGGGAGATGAGTACACATTCTACTGTGATGCGTGTAATCGAGTTGTGCATAGGGATCATTGGACTTATTACTGCAAAGAGTGTGATTATGGTACTCATTTAAATTGTGTGGACCGTGAAATTTGTAATGAGGAAAGCGATCATGAGGAACGCGTTGAGACGCTTGCAGAAGTAATGGAATCGCATAGGATACAGGCCATATGTCGACAAAACGCGATAGACAATATATGA